In a single window of the Notamacropus eugenii isolate mMacEug1 chromosome 4, mMacEug1.pri_v2, whole genome shotgun sequence genome:
- the ICAM3 gene encoding intercellular adhesion molecule 3, translated as MALLQVWPKSSLHLLVFAIMLSGAPGIIWIEPPDPVITPGGNLLVNCSTDCDQPQLIGLETQLDKTQEDKGVRWSTFLLRNITQDTLLLCFVNCLGKDQMLHNTTVTVIRLPENVQLEPLPPWILVGQNFILRCQVWGGKPRQNLTMALLRGPQELSRQAVSEQDLGKAAEVTFTATASREDHGANFSCRAELDLSAQGLGPYQKSSTPKELHTFALGTPRLTAPNLLEVGKEETVSCEIDELFPVENAQIHLSLGRRSLNSTVKRGQDTLRATAPVAIAEGEREGQRQLTCSVILGDQNREVQRNLTVYKSSRDPVPIVTGVLLALGLAVLAWGIAMLYFRQNLRRDSYTPQPLPLQHLAPMARPEPGPEPGNLGLGQ; from the exons ATGGCACTCCTCCAAGTTTGGCCCAAATCTTCCCTGCACCTGCTGGTGTTTGCCATCATGCTCTCAG GAGCTCCAGGGATCATATGGATAGAACCCCCAGACCCAGTGATCACTCCTGGTGGGAACCTGCTAGTGAACTGCAGTACAGACTGTGACCAGCCACAGCTCATTGGCCTGGAGACCCAACTTGACAAGACACAAGAAGACAAGGGGGTCAGATGGAGTACATTCCTACTAAGAAATATAACCCAGGATACCCTGCTCCTCTGCTTTGTCAACTGCCTTGGGAAAGATCAGATGCTCCACAATACCACTGTCACTGTGATTC gCCTGCCAGAAAATGTGCAACTTGAGCCCTTGCCTCCATGGATTCTCGTGGGCCAGAATTTCATCCTTCGATGCCAAGTCTGGGGTGGGAAGCCCAGGCAAAACCTGACAATGGCACTGCTTCGGGGACCTCAGGAGCTGAGCAGGCAGGCAGTCTCTGAACAAGACCTAGGAAAGGCAGCTGAGGTCACATTCACAGCCACAGCCAGTCGAGAGGACCACGGGGCCAATTTCTCCTGTAGAGCGGAGCTGGACCTAAGCGCACAAGGGCTAGGACCGTATCAGAAGAGCTCAACCCCCAAGGAGCTCCACACCTTTG CACTGGGTACCCCTCGACTCACAGCACCCAACCTcctggaggtggggaaggaggagactgTAAGCTGCGAGATTGATGAGCTCTTCCCAGTGGAGAATGCCCaaatccatctgtccctgggAAGGAGAAGCTTGAATTCTACAGTTAAGCGGGGTCAGGACACGCTCAGGGCCACGGCCCCAGTGGCCattgcagagggagagagagagggccaGAGGCAGCTGACCTGCAGCGTGATCCTGGGGGATCAGAACCGGGAAGTCCAGAGAAATCTGACTGTCTACA AATCCTCCAGGGACCCTGTGCCCATCGTCACGGGGGTGCTGCTGGCCCTGGGCCTCGCGGTCTTGGCATGGGGGATCGCAATGCTGTACTTCCGGCAGAATCTGCGGAGAGACAGTTACACGCCCCAGCCGCTGCCCCTGCAGCATCTGGCACCGATGGCGCGACCTGAGCCTGGGCCTGAGCCCGGAAACCTCGGCCTAGGTCAATAA
- the RAVER1 gene encoding ribonucleoprotein PTB-binding 1 isoform X2 has translation MAADVSVTHRPPLSPEPEADAEAGGVGERRVLDEKLPPLDPEEVRSRLERTERQFRNRRKILIRGLPGDVTNQEVHDLLSDYELKYCFVDKYKGTAFVTLLNGEQAESAIRTFHQSHLRDKELSVQLQPTDALLCIANLPPSYTQQQFEELVRPFGNLERCFLVYSEHSGHSKGYGFVEYMKKDSAARAKSDLLGKPLGPRTLYVHWTDASQLTPALLHSRCLCVDHLPQGYSDVDELRQALSSVHPPTFCQLAYGQDGQLKGFAVLEYETSQMAEEAQQQADGMALAGSHIRVSFCAPGPPGRSMLAALIAAQATALNRGKGLLPEPNILQILSSLGPPASLQLLLNPLLHGPGSGNKQGLLGAPPAMPLLNSPALSTALLQLALQTQSQVQQKPGILGDSPLGSFQSGAQPSNTLLGDLPAGGVLSSDMPPVRGKPSSLLPPLLGTAGGDRETLALGASATQLTPPSASLRGSVLSGLQKLSENGPPPASGVSLLGEPPKDFRIPLNPYLNLHSLLPTGGGSKAFNLKSSMLGSASSTRLSTDSGLSSDGYGFDYPSDLGPRRMFSHPREPVGPMLGPLGHSRHKMSPPPSGFGERGSGSGGLPHFYSGSPTSYFTSGLQAGLKQSHLNKTPIGGQKRGFSHLLPSPEPSPEGGYVGQHSQGLGGHYADSYLKRKRIF, from the exons ATGGCGGCAGACGTGTCCGTTACTCACCGGCCCCCGCTGAGTCCGGAGCCCGAGGCTGACGCCGAAGCGGGTGGTGTCGGGGAGCGTAGGGTGCTGGACGAGAAGCTGCCGCCACTAGACCCCGAAGAGGTGCGGAGCCGCCTGGAGCGGACTGAGCGCCAGTTCCGTAACCGCCGAAAGATCCTCATCCGGGGCCTCCCGGGGGACGTGACCAACCAG GAAGTTCATGACCTACTCAGTGACTATGAACTCAAATACTGTTTTGTGGACAAGTACAAGGGGACTG CTTTTGTGACTCTGCTAAATGGGGAGCAAGCAGAGTCAGCCATCCGCACATTTCATCAGAGCCACCTGAGGGATAAGGAGCTGTCAGTGCAGTTGCAGCCCACAGATGCCCTGCTCTGTATAGCCAACTTGCCCCCAAGCTACACACAGCAGCAGTTTGAGGAGCTGGTGAgaccctttggcaatctggaaCGCTGCTTTCTGGTGTACAGTGAGCACAGTGGTCACTCCAAGGGCTATGGCTTCGTGGAGTATATGAAGAAGGATTCAGCAGCTCGAGCCAAGTCGGACCTGCTGGGCAAGCCGCTAGGCCCCCGGACACTATATGTTCATTGGACAGATGCCAGCCAGCTGACTCCAGCACTATTGCATTCACGATGCCTCTGTGTGGACCACCTGCCCCAAGGCTACAGTGATGTGGATGAACTTCGACAGGCCCTCTCCTCTGTACACCCTCCCACCTTTTGCCAG CTTGCATATGGGCAGGATGGACAGCTGAAAGGGTTCGCAGTGTTGGAGTATGAGACATCACAGATGGCTGAAGAAGCCCAGCAGCAGGCAGATGGGATGGCCCTGGCTGGAAGCCATATCCGAGTGTCTTTCTGTGCCCCAGGTCCCCCTGGTCGTAGCATGCTAGCTGCCCTCATTGCTGCCCAGGCCACG GCTCTGAACAGGGGGAAGGGGCTGCTGCCTGAGCCAAACATTCTTCAGATCCTCAGTAGCTTAGGACCCCCTGCATCTCTACAACTTCTCCTGAATCCCCTGCTGCATGGCCCTGGGAGTGGAAACAAGCAGG GCCTCCTGGGTGCACCTCCAGCCATGCCTCTGTTGAACAGCCCAGCCTTGTCCACAGCATTGCTCCAGCTTGCCCTACAGACTCAGAGCCAAGTCCAACAG AAACCAGGAATCCTTGGAGACTCTCCATTGGGTTCATTCCAGTCTGGAGCCCAGCCTAGCAACACTCTTCTTGGAGACTTACCTGCAG GAGGAGTCCTGTCCTCAGACATGCCCCCAGTTCGAGGAAAGCCATCATCTCTCTTGCCACCCCTGCTGGGCACGGCAGGGGGAGACCGTGAAACTCTAGCTCTGGGGGCTTCAGCCACTCAGCTCACCCCACCTTCTGCCTCACTTCGGGGCTCTGTCCTCAGTGGATTACAGAAACTGAGTGAGAATGGGCCACCACCGGCATCTGGG GTCTCACTGTTGGGAGAGCCACCCAAGGATTTCAGGATCCCCCTGAACCCTTACCTAAACCTGCACAGTCTCTTGCCAACAG GGGGTGGCAGCAAAGCTTTTAACCTGAAATCCAGTATGCTGGGCAGTGCTTCTAGCACCCGTCTGTCCACTGATTCAGGCCTATCCTCTGATGGCTATGGCTTTGACTACCCATCG GACTTAGGACCACGGCGTATGTTTTCCCATCCCCGAGAACCTGTGGGGCCCATGCTGGGACCACTTGGGCATAGCAGACATAAG ATGTCTCCCCCACCCAGTGGGTTTGGAGAGCGGGGCAGTGGAAGTGGGGGTCTCCCCCACTTTTACTCGGGCTCCCCTACCTCCTACTTCACCAGTGGTCTGCAGGCTGGCCTCAAGCAGAGTCACCTTAACAAG ACTCCCATCGGTGGCCAGAAACGAGGCTTCTCCCACCTGCTTCCCTCCCCAGAGCCTAGCCCTGAAGGAGGCTATGTGGGCCAGCATTCCCAGGGTTTGGGAGGCCATTATGCAGATTCCTACCTGAAACGCAAGAGGATATTTTAA
- the RAVER1 gene encoding ribonucleoprotein PTB-binding 1 isoform X1, whose translation MAADVSVTHRPPLSPEPEADAEAGGVGERRVLDEKLPPLDPEEVRSRLERTERQFRNRRKILIRGLPGDVTNQEVHDLLSDYELKYCFVDKYKGTAFVTLLNGEQAESAIRTFHQSHLRDKELSVQLQPTDALLCIANLPPSYTQQQFEELVRPFGNLERCFLVYSEHSGHSKGYGFVEYMKKDSAARAKSDLLGKPLGPRTLYVHWTDASQLTPALLHSRCLCVDHLPQGYSDVDELRQALSSVHPPTFCQLAYGQDGQLKGFAVLEYETSQMAEEAQQQADGMALAGSHIRVSFCAPGPPGRSMLAALIAAQATALNRGKGLLPEPNILQILSSLGPPASLQLLLNPLLHGPGSGNKQGLLGAPPAMPLLNSPALSTALLQLALQTQSQVQQKPGILGDSPLGSFQSGAQPSNTLLGDLPAGGVLSSDMPPVRGKPSSLLPPLLGTAGGDRETLALGASATQLTPPSASLRGSVLSGLQKLSENGPPPASGVSLLGEPPKDFRIPLNPYLNLHSLLPTGGGSKAFNLKSSMLGSASSTRLSTDSGLSSDGYGFDYPSDLGPRRMFSHPREPVGPMLGPLGHSRHKMSPPPSGFGERGSGSGGLPHFYSGSPTSYFTSGLQAGLKQSHLNKVVGSAPMGSGEGLLGLGPGPDSHGSLMKTPIGGQKRGFSHLLPSPEPSPEGGYVGQHSQGLGGHYADSYLKRKRIF comes from the exons ATGGCGGCAGACGTGTCCGTTACTCACCGGCCCCCGCTGAGTCCGGAGCCCGAGGCTGACGCCGAAGCGGGTGGTGTCGGGGAGCGTAGGGTGCTGGACGAGAAGCTGCCGCCACTAGACCCCGAAGAGGTGCGGAGCCGCCTGGAGCGGACTGAGCGCCAGTTCCGTAACCGCCGAAAGATCCTCATCCGGGGCCTCCCGGGGGACGTGACCAACCAG GAAGTTCATGACCTACTCAGTGACTATGAACTCAAATACTGTTTTGTGGACAAGTACAAGGGGACTG CTTTTGTGACTCTGCTAAATGGGGAGCAAGCAGAGTCAGCCATCCGCACATTTCATCAGAGCCACCTGAGGGATAAGGAGCTGTCAGTGCAGTTGCAGCCCACAGATGCCCTGCTCTGTATAGCCAACTTGCCCCCAAGCTACACACAGCAGCAGTTTGAGGAGCTGGTGAgaccctttggcaatctggaaCGCTGCTTTCTGGTGTACAGTGAGCACAGTGGTCACTCCAAGGGCTATGGCTTCGTGGAGTATATGAAGAAGGATTCAGCAGCTCGAGCCAAGTCGGACCTGCTGGGCAAGCCGCTAGGCCCCCGGACACTATATGTTCATTGGACAGATGCCAGCCAGCTGACTCCAGCACTATTGCATTCACGATGCCTCTGTGTGGACCACCTGCCCCAAGGCTACAGTGATGTGGATGAACTTCGACAGGCCCTCTCCTCTGTACACCCTCCCACCTTTTGCCAG CTTGCATATGGGCAGGATGGACAGCTGAAAGGGTTCGCAGTGTTGGAGTATGAGACATCACAGATGGCTGAAGAAGCCCAGCAGCAGGCAGATGGGATGGCCCTGGCTGGAAGCCATATCCGAGTGTCTTTCTGTGCCCCAGGTCCCCCTGGTCGTAGCATGCTAGCTGCCCTCATTGCTGCCCAGGCCACG GCTCTGAACAGGGGGAAGGGGCTGCTGCCTGAGCCAAACATTCTTCAGATCCTCAGTAGCTTAGGACCCCCTGCATCTCTACAACTTCTCCTGAATCCCCTGCTGCATGGCCCTGGGAGTGGAAACAAGCAGG GCCTCCTGGGTGCACCTCCAGCCATGCCTCTGTTGAACAGCCCAGCCTTGTCCACAGCATTGCTCCAGCTTGCCCTACAGACTCAGAGCCAAGTCCAACAG AAACCAGGAATCCTTGGAGACTCTCCATTGGGTTCATTCCAGTCTGGAGCCCAGCCTAGCAACACTCTTCTTGGAGACTTACCTGCAG GAGGAGTCCTGTCCTCAGACATGCCCCCAGTTCGAGGAAAGCCATCATCTCTCTTGCCACCCCTGCTGGGCACGGCAGGGGGAGACCGTGAAACTCTAGCTCTGGGGGCTTCAGCCACTCAGCTCACCCCACCTTCTGCCTCACTTCGGGGCTCTGTCCTCAGTGGATTACAGAAACTGAGTGAGAATGGGCCACCACCGGCATCTGGG GTCTCACTGTTGGGAGAGCCACCCAAGGATTTCAGGATCCCCCTGAACCCTTACCTAAACCTGCACAGTCTCTTGCCAACAG GGGGTGGCAGCAAAGCTTTTAACCTGAAATCCAGTATGCTGGGCAGTGCTTCTAGCACCCGTCTGTCCACTGATTCAGGCCTATCCTCTGATGGCTATGGCTTTGACTACCCATCG GACTTAGGACCACGGCGTATGTTTTCCCATCCCCGAGAACCTGTGGGGCCCATGCTGGGACCACTTGGGCATAGCAGACATAAG ATGTCTCCCCCACCCAGTGGGTTTGGAGAGCGGGGCAGTGGAAGTGGGGGTCTCCCCCACTTTTACTCGGGCTCCCCTACCTCCTACTTCACCAGTGGTCTGCAGGCTGGCCTCAAGCAGAGTCACCTTAACAAG GTTGTTGGCTCGGCCCCCATGGGTTCTGGAGAGGGTCTCTTGGGTCTGGGTCCTGGCCCTGACAGCCATGGCAGCCTGATGAAG ACTCCCATCGGTGGCCAGAAACGAGGCTTCTCCCACCTGCTTCCCTCCCCAGAGCCTAGCCCTGAAGGAGGCTATGTGGGCCAGCATTCCCAGGGTTTGGGAGGCCATTATGCAGATTCCTACCTGAAACGCAAGAGGATATTTTAA
- the FDX2 gene encoding ferredoxin-2, mitochondrial isoform X2 yields MTLEWCAPTRRSTASSRRSALAPRRRKSGSRTRRLSPGTCEVNVVFVDRSGKRIPATGRVGEDVLRLAQRHGVELEGACEASLACSTCHVYVSEEHLAVLPPPEEREDDMLDMAPQLQENSRLGCQIILTKELEGAQFTLPKITRNFYVDGHIPKPH; encoded by the exons ATGACCCTCGAGTGGTGCGCGCCTACTCGGAGAAGTACAGCTTCCTCGCGAAGATCG GCCCTTGCCCCACGGAGGAGGAAAAGCGGCAGCCGGACCCGGAGGCTCTCTCCGGGGACTTGTGA GGTGAACGTGGTGTTCGTGGACCGCTCGGGGAAGCGGATCCCCGCGACGGGGCGTGTGGGCGAGGACGTGCTACGCCTGGCCCAGCGGCACGGCGTCGAGTTGGAGG GAGCCTGTGAGGCCTCCCTGGCCTGTTCTACCTGCCATGTCTATGTGAGCGAAGAGCATTTGGCTGTTTTGCCACCACCTGAAGAAAG GGAGGACGACATGCTAGACATGGCCCCACAGCTACAAGAGAATTCAAGGCTGGGCTGCCAGATCATCTTGACAAAGGAGCTTGAGGGTGCTCAGTTCACTTTGCCGAAAATTACTCGAAACTTCTATGTGGATGGCCATATCCCCAAGCCCCATTGA
- the FDX2 gene encoding ferredoxin-2, mitochondrial isoform X1, with the protein MAASMVGRSARAGRLIRAGGSLWRGPGKAVAQSPVRPRGFRSTGPCPTEEEKRQPDPEALSGDLVNVVFVDRSGKRIPATGRVGEDVLRLAQRHGVELEGACEASLACSTCHVYVSEEHLAVLPPPEEREDDMLDMAPQLQENSRLGCQIILTKELEGAQFTLPKITRNFYVDGHIPKPH; encoded by the exons ATGGCCGCCTCCATGGTGGGGAGGAGCGCGAGAGCCGGGAGGTTGATACGGGCTGGAGGCAGTCTGTGGCGGGGTCCGGGGAAAGCTGTCGCCCAGTCGCCAGTCAGACCCAGGGGCTTCCGGAGCACAG GCCCTTGCCCCACGGAGGAGGAAAAGCGGCAGCCGGACCCGGAGGCTCTCTCCGGGGACTT GGTGAACGTGGTGTTCGTGGACCGCTCGGGGAAGCGGATCCCCGCGACGGGGCGTGTGGGCGAGGACGTGCTACGCCTGGCCCAGCGGCACGGCGTCGAGTTGGAGG GAGCCTGTGAGGCCTCCCTGGCCTGTTCTACCTGCCATGTCTATGTGAGCGAAGAGCATTTGGCTGTTTTGCCACCACCTGAAGAAAG GGAGGACGACATGCTAGACATGGCCCCACAGCTACAAGAGAATTCAAGGCTGGGCTGCCAGATCATCTTGACAAAGGAGCTTGAGGGTGCTCAGTTCACTTTGCCGAAAATTACTCGAAACTTCTATGTGGATGGCCATATCCCCAAGCCCCATTGA
- the ZGLP1 gene encoding GATA-type zinc finger protein 1 isoform X1, with protein MRRLVHGSRGLPILVTSGGGVRGSTVSKDEPKPEILAADSPDPWASLDRQHGPAAWGLRRSAWAGAFAVTTPPSAAACSLLDRGGGGGRSQKSQRSGVGSPALAMEGEPTPDFSVLRDLLAPPCLDPEPELEGVHPLPHPSPCAGSLILPQENQGPGDSRSPWLALPAAATGLRFLQETAERLLQAPVPEASRAELWLEPPVPPRALAPLTAPGGPGAWDAVDSLALISLQCHRLSPPRARKQVGLGVGLGGGPGLQALAGRTLRKQPHPQRGAEGLDPGFQGVVLRMHLKPDEEGHQLLITAQFSSACGSRSWGALPSPMGASTSNHQDSPGSRCCASCRTQRTPLWRDAEDGTPLCNACGIRYKKYGIRCPACWTVPRKSICPLGHCTRCGAWLCTPQGPNRKGTEGHDSSVRPRVPRLCGEKEKSFPREAAVRARQGAEIPTSLGQSSDEMWIPVPVGRPEQ; from the exons atgaggaggCTGGTTCATGGAAGTCGTGGCTTGCCCATACTAGTAacaagtgggggtggggtgaggggaagtaCTGTATCTAAGGACGAGCCTAAGCCCGAAATCCTGGCCGCCGACAGTCCGGATCCCTGGGCTTCCCTGGACAGGCAGCATGGCCCCGCAGCCTGGGGTCTCCGACGCTCAGCATGGGCTGGGGCCTTCGCGGTGACCACGCCCCCCTCAGCTGCTGCCTGTTCACTCCTGGaccggggcgggggcgggggccgGAGCCAGAAGAGCCAGAGGTCTGGGGTGGGGTCTCCAGCTCTCGCCATGGAGGGGGAGCCCACCCCGGACTTTTCTGTCCTTCGCGACCTTCTGGCCCCGCCCTGCCTGGACCCGGAGCCAGAGCTCGAGGGGGTGCACCCTCTGCCTCACCCCTCTCCCTGCGCCGGCTCCTTAATCCTGCCCCAAGAGAACCAGGGCCCTGGAGACAGCAG GTCTCCTTGGCTGGCCCTTCCAGCAGCAGCGACGGGACTGCGCTTCCTGCAGGAGACGGCAGAGCGGCTCCTGCAGGCTCCTGTCCCAGAAGCCTCCCGGGCTGAGCTCTGGCTGGAGCCACCTGTGCCCCCCAGGGCCTTGGCCCCCCTGACGGCCCCTGGGGGCCCTGGAGCCTGGGATGCTGTGGACTCGCTGGCCCTCATCAGCCTCCAGTGTCACAGACTGAGTCCCCCGAGGGCCAGGAAGCAGGTGGGGCTGGGAGTGGGACTGGGTGGGGGACCTGGTCTCCAGGCCCTGGCAGGCAGGACCCTCCGCAAACAGCCCCACCCCCAGCGGGGAGCCGAGGGGCTGGATCCTGGATTCCAGGGTGTTGTGCTGAGGATGCACCTGAAGCCCGATGAGGAAGGCCACCAGCTGCTAATCACTGCCCAGTTCAG CTCAGCCTGTGGTTCCCGGAGTTGGGGGGCCTTGCCCAGTCCCATGGGGGCATCCACATCAAACCATCAGGATTCCCCAG GGAGTCGATGCTGCGCCTCCTGCCGAACCCAGAGAACCCCACTGTGGCGAGATGCAGAGGATGGGACCCCACTGTGTAATGCGTGTGGCATCAG GTACAAAAAGTATGGAATCCGCTGCCCTGCCTGTTGGACTGTACCTAGGAAGAGCATCTGTCCACTTGGACATTGTACCCGTTGTGGGGCCTGGCTTTGTACCCCACAAGGCCCTAACAGGAAAG GAACTGAAGGTCATGACTCCAGTGTCCGGCCCCGAGTGCCCCGACTctgtggggagaaggaaaagagcttCCCCAGAGAGGCTGCAGTGAGAGCAAGACAGGGAGCAGAGATCCCCACCAGCCTGGGCCAGAGCTCTGATGAAATGTGGATTCCTGTCCCAGTGGGAAGGCCAGAGCAGTGA
- the ZGLP1 gene encoding GATA-type zinc finger protein 1 isoform X2 — translation MRRLVHGSRGLPILVTSGGGVRGSTVSKDEPKPEILAADSPDPWASLDRQHGPAAWGLRRSAWAGAFAVTTPPSAAACSLLDRGGGGGRSQKSQRSGVGSPALAMEGEPTPDFSVLRDLLAPPCLDPEPELEGVHPLPHPSPCAGSLILPQENQGPGDSRSPWLALPAAATGLRFLQETAERLLQAPVPEASRAELWLEPPVPPRALAPLTAPGGPGAWDAVDSLALISLQCHRLSPPRARKQVGLGVGLGGGPGLQALAGRTLRKQPHPQRGAEGLDPGFQGVVLRMHLKPDEEGHQLLITAQFSSACGSRSWGALPSPMGASTSNHQDSPGSRCCASCRTQRTPLWRDAEDGTPLCNACGIRSLESQEGDQ, via the exons atgaggaggCTGGTTCATGGAAGTCGTGGCTTGCCCATACTAGTAacaagtgggggtggggtgaggggaagtaCTGTATCTAAGGACGAGCCTAAGCCCGAAATCCTGGCCGCCGACAGTCCGGATCCCTGGGCTTCCCTGGACAGGCAGCATGGCCCCGCAGCCTGGGGTCTCCGACGCTCAGCATGGGCTGGGGCCTTCGCGGTGACCACGCCCCCCTCAGCTGCTGCCTGTTCACTCCTGGaccggggcgggggcgggggccgGAGCCAGAAGAGCCAGAGGTCTGGGGTGGGGTCTCCAGCTCTCGCCATGGAGGGGGAGCCCACCCCGGACTTTTCTGTCCTTCGCGACCTTCTGGCCCCGCCCTGCCTGGACCCGGAGCCAGAGCTCGAGGGGGTGCACCCTCTGCCTCACCCCTCTCCCTGCGCCGGCTCCTTAATCCTGCCCCAAGAGAACCAGGGCCCTGGAGACAGCAG GTCTCCTTGGCTGGCCCTTCCAGCAGCAGCGACGGGACTGCGCTTCCTGCAGGAGACGGCAGAGCGGCTCCTGCAGGCTCCTGTCCCAGAAGCCTCCCGGGCTGAGCTCTGGCTGGAGCCACCTGTGCCCCCCAGGGCCTTGGCCCCCCTGACGGCCCCTGGGGGCCCTGGAGCCTGGGATGCTGTGGACTCGCTGGCCCTCATCAGCCTCCAGTGTCACAGACTGAGTCCCCCGAGGGCCAGGAAGCAGGTGGGGCTGGGAGTGGGACTGGGTGGGGGACCTGGTCTCCAGGCCCTGGCAGGCAGGACCCTCCGCAAACAGCCCCACCCCCAGCGGGGAGCCGAGGGGCTGGATCCTGGATTCCAGGGTGTTGTGCTGAGGATGCACCTGAAGCCCGATGAGGAAGGCCACCAGCTGCTAATCACTGCCCAGTTCAG CTCAGCCTGTGGTTCCCGGAGTTGGGGGGCCTTGCCCAGTCCCATGGGGGCATCCACATCAAACCATCAGGATTCCCCAG GGAGTCGATGCTGCGCCTCCTGCCGAACCCAGAGAACCCCACTGTGGCGAGATGCAGAGGATGGGACCCCACTGTGTAATGCGTGTGGCATCAG gTCCTTGGAGAGTCAGGAGGGAGACCAGTGA